A genomic stretch from Strongyloides ratti genome assembly S_ratti_ED321, chromosome : 1 includes:
- a CDS encoding Molybdenum cofactor biosynthesis protein 1 has protein sequence MLKLIKKCIVPLNFIRKNHVLTDNFGRHHDYLRISLTERCNLRCKYCMPEEGVPLTPSVNLLTNDEIITLVKIFEKNGVSKIRLTGGEPTIRSNLAKLIYDIRSIEGIKSVGITTNGITLSRQLPDLVKSGLTHVNISLDTLDPNKYMILSRRNGFSKVIKSIKLAQNFFPYVKLNVVVMKGINDNEVVDFVKMTKNENLDIRFIEYMPFEGNNFNINKMVPYKELLIMIDKEINEMIVKATDDKNDTSKGYYVDGWKGKFGFISSMSEHFCGTCNRLRITADGSLKVCLHENTEVSLRKLLRENSSTEIIENVIEKAVKGKKFKHADVNILKNLKNRPMILIAHRSFSSVLTHFDNKGKITMVDTSHKNITKRIAMAKAEIYVSKNIMEALIKNDLKKGDAECVAQIAGINACKKTSDLIPLCHNIPINQVKLKIYKFEDENKIVILSKVTTTSQTGVEMEALTSASVSALTMYDMLKALGHEMTISNIELLGKRGGKNDFGIINFSEYSVEK, from the exons ATGctaaaattaattaagaAATGTATAGTACCATTAAactttataagaaaaaatcaTGTATTAACAGATAATTTTGGGAGACATCATGATTATTTAAGAATATCATTAACTGAAAGATGTAATTTACGTTGTAAATATTGTATGCCTGAAGAAGGTGTACCATTAACACCAAGTGTAAATCTTTTGACAAATGatgaaataataacattagttaaaatttttgaaaaaaatggtgTATCCAAGATACGTCTTACTGGAGGTGAACCAACAATTAGATCAAATTTGgctaaattaatttatgataTTAGATCTATTGAAGGTATAAAATCTGTTGGCATTACAACAAATGGTATAACATTATCTCGACAATTACCTGATCTTGTAAAATCAGGATTAACACATGTTAACATTAGTCTTGATACTCTTGAcccaaataaatatatgatattaaGTAGGAGAAATGGTTTTTCTAAAGTTAtcaaaagtataaaattagCTCAGAATTTTTTTCCTTATGTCAag ttaaatgtTGTTGTTATGAAAGgtataaatgataatgaagtagttgattttgtaaaaatgacaaaaaatgAAAACTTAGATATAAGATTTATTGAGTATATGCCTTTTGAgggaaataattttaatattaataaaatggtCCCATATAAAGAATTACTTATTATGattgataaagaaattaatgaaaTGATTGTTAAAGCAActgatgataaaaatgatactTCAAAAGGATATTATGTTGATGGATGGAAAGGAAAATTTGGTTTTATAAGTAGTATGTCTGAACATTTCTGTGGAACCTGTAATAGGTTAAGAATAACTGCTGATGGATCATTAAAAGTTTGTTTACATGAAAACACTGAAGTTTCTTTAAGAAAATTACTTAGAGAAAATAGTAGTACagaaataattgaaaatgtAATTGAAAAAGCAGttaaaggaaaaaaatttaaacatgcCGATGTTAAcatacttaaaaatttaaaaaatagacCAATGATTCTTATTG caCATAGATCCTTTTCTTCAGTTTTAACACACTTTGATAATAAAGGAAAAATTACAATGGTTGATACAtcacataaaaatataactaaacGAATAGCTATGGCAAAAGCTGAAATATatgtttcaaaaaatattatggaagcattgataaaaaatgacTTAAAAAAGGGTGATGCTGAATGTGTAGCACAGATTGCCGGTATAAATGCATGTAAAAAAACTAGTGATCTCATTCCTCTTTGTCACAATATTCCAATAAAtcaagtaaaattaaaaatttacaagtttgaagatgaaaataaaattgtaattcTTTCTAAAGTTACAACAACATCTCAAACTGGTGTTGAAATGGAAGCTTTGACAAGTGCCTCGGTATCTGCATTGACAATGTATGATATGTTAAAAGCACTAGGCCATGAAATGACAATAAGTAATATTGAACTTCTTGGAAAAAGAGGAGgaaaaaatgattttggtattattaatttttctgaATATTCAGTtgaaaaatag